In Chitinophaga nivalis, a single genomic region encodes these proteins:
- the feoB gene encoding ferrous iron transport protein B, which yields MQAPINIALVGNPNSGKSSLFNALTGLNQKVSNFPGVTVDKKTGTAQIVPGLTANIIDLPGTYSLYPKSADEYVTYDVLINPNSDDLPDMVIIVADASNLKRNLLFCSQIIDLKIPVIIALTMMDLARKKGVEIDLDGLERELGVPVVAINPRKNKGVAELKKIIDLSARTQYSNPPRDFINNGDLARPVIETVKQVLSCKSDYGALHIAVNVDDLAFVTPAAKKSIEESLRSSQFNKTKVQAEEIMQRYARIKHIMKNTVVETDPLQKQLRSEKIDDLLLHRFWGYVILLVVMFLLFQSIFWLASYPMDWIEGSFGALSGWLSSVLPDNKITDVFINGILAGISGFAVFIPQIMILFGLITVLEDTGYMARISFLTDRLMRQVGLNGKSVMPLISGVACAVPAIMATRTIENKKERLITIMVTPLMSCSARLPIYTMMIALVIPDNRVLGILGLRGLAMMGLYLLGFFMAIFIAAVMKLFVKIKEKSYFIMELPVYRAPRWKNVGTTMVEKAKIFVKDAGKVIVVISVILWFLASYGPASRMEPVHAKYEKLLSEVKEDSPEAAELNKQFQSEKLAHSYAGILGHVIEPVIRPLGFDWKIGIALITSFAAREVFVGTMATLYSVGEDPDNNNATLREKMEAATWPDGAPVYTLASGLSLMIFYAFAMQCMSTLAIVRRETKSWKYPVIQLVYMTALAYVCSFIIFQIFK from the coding sequence ATGCAGGCACCCATAAACATTGCGTTGGTAGGAAATCCGAATAGTGGTAAAAGTTCTCTTTTTAATGCGCTTACTGGTCTGAACCAGAAGGTGAGTAACTTTCCCGGAGTAACGGTAGATAAGAAAACGGGCACCGCTCAGATTGTACCCGGTCTCACGGCTAACATCATTGATTTGCCGGGAACCTACAGTCTGTATCCCAAAAGTGCAGATGAGTATGTCACCTATGATGTTCTCATTAATCCGAACAGCGATGATTTACCGGATATGGTGATCATTGTGGCGGATGCGTCCAACCTGAAACGTAACCTCCTCTTTTGCTCCCAGATCATTGACCTGAAAATACCGGTGATCATTGCGCTCACCATGATGGACCTCGCCCGTAAAAAAGGCGTGGAAATAGATCTAGATGGGCTGGAAAGAGAACTCGGCGTACCGGTGGTGGCCATCAATCCCAGAAAAAATAAAGGCGTAGCAGAACTGAAAAAGATCATAGATCTGTCTGCCCGCACCCAATACAGTAATCCTCCCCGCGATTTTATCAACAACGGCGACCTGGCCAGACCGGTTATTGAAACCGTAAAACAGGTACTGTCCTGCAAAAGTGATTACGGTGCGCTCCACATTGCCGTGAATGTAGACGACCTGGCTTTTGTGACGCCCGCTGCGAAAAAGAGCATTGAGGAATCACTCCGGTCATCACAGTTCAACAAAACGAAGGTACAGGCGGAAGAAATTATGCAACGGTATGCCCGCATCAAGCATATCATGAAAAATACCGTTGTAGAAACAGACCCGCTGCAGAAACAGCTGCGTTCTGAAAAAATAGACGACCTGTTACTGCATCGTTTCTGGGGATATGTGATCCTGTTGGTGGTGATGTTCCTGCTGTTCCAGAGTATTTTCTGGCTGGCATCCTATCCGATGGACTGGATCGAAGGCAGCTTCGGCGCCCTGAGTGGCTGGTTGAGCAGTGTGTTGCCCGACAATAAAATAACAGACGTATTTATAAATGGTATCCTGGCTGGTATCAGTGGGTTTGCGGTATTCATACCACAGATCATGATCCTGTTCGGATTGATCACTGTATTGGAAGATACCGGCTATATGGCCCGTATCAGTTTTCTTACCGACCGCCTGATGCGCCAGGTAGGCCTGAACGGGAAATCTGTCATGCCCCTCATCAGCGGGGTAGCCTGCGCGGTACCGGCTATTATGGCTACCCGTACCATCGAGAACAAAAAAGAGCGGTTAATTACCATCATGGTAACGCCCCTGATGAGTTGCTCCGCCAGGTTACCGATTTACACTATGATGATTGCACTGGTAATACCAGACAACCGGGTACTGGGTATCCTGGGGCTGCGTGGCCTCGCGATGATGGGACTTTATTTGTTGGGTTTCTTCATGGCGATCTTTATTGCTGCTGTCATGAAGTTGTTTGTGAAGATTAAAGAGAAGAGCTACTTTATCATGGAACTGCCGGTATACCGGGCGCCCCGCTGGAAAAACGTGGGTACAACCATGGTGGAAAAAGCGAAAATATTTGTGAAAGATGCCGGTAAAGTGATTGTGGTGATTTCCGTGATATTATGGTTCCTGGCTTCTTATGGGCCTGCCAGCAGAATGGAGCCGGTACATGCCAAATACGAAAAACTATTGTCGGAGGTAAAGGAGGATTCTCCGGAAGCGGCCGAACTGAATAAACAATTCCAGTCTGAAAAGCTGGCCCATTCCTATGCAGGTATCCTGGGACATGTGATAGAGCCGGTGATTCGTCCGCTGGGTTTTGACTGGAAAATAGGTATTGCCCTGATTACTTCTTTTGCCGCCCGTGAAGTATTTGTGGGTACCATGGCCACCCTTTACAGTGTGGGAGAAGATCCGGATAATAACAATGCCACCCTGCGGGAGAAAATGGAAGCGGCGACGTGGCCCGACGGTGCGCCGGTATATACCCTGGCTTCCGGGTTATCGCTCATGATATTCTATGCATTTGCCATGCAGTGTATGAGTACCCTGGCGATTGTAAGACGTGAAACCAAGTCCTGGAAGTATCCTGTGATCCAGCTCGTGTATATGACAGCACTGGCCTATGTTTGCAGTTTTATCATCTTCCAGATCTTCAAATAA
- a CDS encoding PspC domain-containing protein: MKKIININLSSRLIPIEDSAYEILRQYLDSLKKYFSKEEGGDEIVSDIESRIAEVFQDKMKKGAHCITDDDVVAVKASMGTPEQFDDVPKENAQAEEEAYNYIPRPRKRLYRDPDNKVLSGVCSGLGAYFNIDPVIFRIIFALLAIGGFGTGILVYFILWVATPSADTAAEKLEMRGERVDLNNIKATIQDELHHMKNQMKNVGEDFRNFSQGRGRQVGNDLERFFVNLAHGLGKVLVFVTKGFFYFFAAVMLICLVAVGIAIAVSSAALFPLKNLLLTTTTQSYLFWPALGLLIGIPIVALLIFIIRKLTGVKQTNRYASYTLTFLWLIGLVFAAIVTSSLVKDFRRPGTETTAFALQQPSQGKLILKRTTGLLTEEDDFSMFDGNLLVADDTVIINNIRIRIEKSMNDSFAVDVAQYSRGRNVQDARQLAREIGFQLNQRDSILYLPEGFSIPSHSPFRGQRVTVVIKVPVGKNIEIDKEVYRKYSFTRHNRDDEWDFNNDDDDAQPLNLKMTPNGTDDAKPAKPAITPESKDSTEGGYRYKGNVSLNAAATGLQQASATVKAEIPIDKAFSFLAFSMYYIFKDKI, translated from the coding sequence ATGAAAAAGATCATCAACATAAATCTGTCGAGTCGGCTTATCCCTATTGAGGATAGTGCATACGAGATACTCCGTCAGTATCTTGACAGCCTGAAAAAATATTTTTCGAAAGAGGAAGGTGGGGATGAAATCGTAAGTGATATTGAAAGCCGCATTGCTGAAGTGTTCCAGGATAAAATGAAAAAAGGAGCACATTGTATTACCGACGATGATGTGGTAGCCGTAAAAGCTTCCATGGGCACACCGGAACAATTCGACGATGTTCCTAAAGAAAATGCACAGGCCGAAGAAGAAGCCTATAATTATATACCGCGTCCCCGGAAACGTTTATACCGCGATCCGGACAACAAAGTACTGAGCGGTGTATGTAGTGGTTTGGGCGCCTACTTTAATATAGACCCGGTGATTTTCCGGATCATCTTTGCCCTGCTGGCCATTGGTGGCTTTGGTACAGGCATCCTGGTATACTTTATTCTGTGGGTGGCTACGCCATCCGCAGATACCGCAGCCGAAAAACTGGAAATGCGGGGGGAACGGGTAGACCTGAATAATATCAAAGCTACCATTCAGGACGAGTTGCACCACATGAAAAACCAGATGAAAAATGTAGGGGAGGACTTCCGAAATTTTTCTCAGGGCCGCGGCAGGCAGGTAGGTAATGACCTGGAACGCTTTTTTGTAAACCTTGCACATGGTTTGGGAAAAGTACTGGTATTTGTTACCAAAGGCTTCTTCTATTTCTTTGCTGCCGTTATGCTGATCTGTCTGGTCGCTGTAGGCATCGCCATTGCAGTTTCTTCCGCGGCCCTCTTCCCGTTAAAAAATCTGTTACTGACAACTACTACCCAGAGTTACTTATTCTGGCCGGCACTGGGACTGCTGATTGGTATTCCTATCGTAGCCCTGCTGATATTTATTATCCGTAAGCTGACGGGTGTAAAGCAAACCAACCGGTATGCCAGCTATACCCTTACCTTCCTCTGGTTGATAGGACTGGTATTTGCTGCCATCGTTACTTCTTCACTGGTAAAGGATTTCAGAAGACCAGGTACCGAAACTACCGCCTTTGCCCTGCAACAACCTTCTCAGGGTAAACTGATCCTGAAAAGAACCACCGGCCTGTTGACAGAAGAAGATGATTTCAGCATGTTTGATGGTAATTTACTGGTGGCAGATGATACTGTGATCATTAATAATATCCGGATACGTATCGAGAAAAGCATGAACGATAGTTTTGCGGTAGATGTAGCACAGTATTCCAGAGGACGGAATGTTCAGGATGCCAGACAACTGGCACGGGAAATCGGCTTCCAGCTGAATCAGCGGGATTCCATCCTGTACCTGCCGGAAGGCTTCTCTATCCCTTCCCATTCTCCTTTCCGCGGTCAGCGCGTGACGGTAGTCATCAAGGTGCCGGTAGGTAAGAATATTGAAATAGACAAGGAAGTATATCGTAAATATTCCTTTACCCGCCATAACAGAGATGATGAGTGGGATTTTAATAACGACGATGATGACGCGCAACCACTGAACCTGAAAATGACGCCAAACGGCACCGATGATGCAAAACCTGCAAAACCGGCCATAACGCCGGAGTCTAAAGACTCTACAGAAGGTGGTTACCGCTATAAAGGAAATGTCAGCCTCAATGCTGCTGCTACCGGTCTTCAGCAGGCCTCCGCCACAGTAAAAGCCGAAATTCCCATAGATAAAGCTTTCTCATTCCTGGCCTTCAGTATGTATTACATCTTTAAGGATAAAATTTAA
- a CDS encoding PadR family transcriptional regulator has translation MNIDNTQSQMRKGVLEFCILSIIKQGEAYPSDIIEKMKEAKLDILEGTLYPLLTRLKNAELLTYRWVESSSGPPRKYFSMTDKGEAFYRELESTWNELANAVHQLTQNNASL, from the coding sequence ATGAATATAGATAACACACAATCGCAGATGAGGAAGGGCGTGCTTGAGTTTTGCATCTTGTCCATCATTAAGCAAGGTGAAGCCTACCCTTCGGATATCATCGAAAAGATGAAAGAAGCGAAGCTGGATATCCTGGAGGGCACACTTTATCCTTTATTAACCAGGCTCAAAAATGCAGAATTGCTCACATACCGGTGGGTAGAAAGCAGCTCAGGACCTCCCCGGAAATATTTTTCCATGACCGATAAAGGGGAAGCTTTTTACCGCGAACTGGAAAGCACCTGGAACGAGTTGGCCAATGCCGTACATCAACTAACACAAAACAACGCATCCCTTTAA
- a CDS encoding SulP family inorganic anion transporter, with translation MNKQTSLFSNIKGDFSSGLVVFLIAVPLCLGIALASGAPLFAGMISGIVGGIVIGFLSGSQLSVSGPAAGLTAVVLTAITKLGMFDIFLLSVVIAGAIQLLFGLIKAGTVANYFPSNVITGMLTAIGIIIILKQLPHAFGYDADANGDFTFLQADGENTFSALFSIINHINFGATLITIISIFIILYWSKIPKLNVVPAPLVAVIAGIGLNVAFAGNDVLALGSNHLVSLPVPKSFQDFIGQFTLPNFAAISNKEVWITAVTIAIVASVETLLNVEATDKLDPMKRHTSPNRELKAQGIGNIISGMIGGLPITSVIVRSSANINAGGKTKLATMVHGTLLLVCAAIIPTVLNMIPLATLAAVLLVTGYKLCKISIFKEMFKNGKYQWIPFVVTVLAIVFTDLLIGIALGMAVSVLAILRGNMKSSYFFRKEKYHSGDNIRLELAQEVSFLNKASILLTLDHMPPNVTLIIDAHKTAYIDFDVLQTIREFKEIKAPQHNIKVILTGFKPVYNIQNTPDLSPEEQSKLNSGQVHTISSGNHKELLKELQLN, from the coding sequence ATGAACAAGCAAACATCCTTATTCTCAAATATCAAAGGCGACTTCTCATCAGGTCTCGTCGTTTTTCTCATCGCCGTGCCCCTGTGTTTAGGCATCGCCCTGGCTTCCGGTGCCCCTTTATTTGCCGGTATGATCTCCGGCATAGTGGGTGGCATTGTGATTGGTTTCCTGAGTGGTTCCCAGCTGAGCGTGAGCGGACCAGCAGCAGGATTGACAGCAGTAGTACTCACCGCCATTACCAAACTGGGCATGTTTGATATATTCCTGCTGAGTGTTGTTATTGCCGGCGCCATACAACTCCTGTTCGGTTTAATCAAAGCCGGTACCGTCGCCAATTATTTCCCGTCCAATGTCATCACTGGTATGTTGACCGCCATTGGTATTATCATCATTTTAAAGCAATTGCCACACGCCTTCGGGTATGATGCAGATGCAAACGGTGATTTCACCTTTTTACAGGCAGACGGCGAAAATACTTTCAGTGCACTTTTTTCCATCATTAACCATATCAACTTTGGTGCGACACTAATTACCATCATCTCCATTTTTATTATTCTGTACTGGAGCAAGATCCCGAAACTGAATGTTGTGCCGGCACCGCTCGTGGCAGTAATTGCAGGCATTGGACTCAATGTCGCTTTTGCTGGCAATGACGTGCTGGCATTGGGATCAAATCACCTGGTAAGCTTACCCGTTCCGAAAAGCTTCCAGGATTTTATTGGTCAGTTTACCCTGCCCAATTTCGCAGCTATCAGTAATAAAGAAGTGTGGATAACTGCCGTTACGATTGCGATCGTAGCTTCTGTTGAAACATTACTGAATGTGGAAGCAACAGACAAACTGGACCCGATGAAACGCCACACCTCTCCCAACAGAGAATTAAAGGCACAGGGTATTGGTAACATCATAAGTGGTATGATTGGTGGTTTGCCTATTACCTCCGTTATTGTGCGCTCCAGCGCCAATATCAATGCCGGCGGTAAAACCAAACTGGCTACCATGGTACATGGTACCTTATTACTGGTATGTGCAGCGATCATTCCTACCGTGTTAAATATGATTCCGCTGGCTACACTGGCTGCCGTATTGCTGGTAACCGGTTATAAACTGTGTAAAATATCCATCTTCAAAGAGATGTTTAAAAACGGTAAATACCAATGGATACCTTTCGTAGTTACTGTATTGGCAATCGTATTTACAGATCTGCTGATTGGTATTGCTTTGGGTATGGCCGTAAGTGTACTGGCTATTTTACGGGGTAATATGAAAAGCTCTTATTTCTTCCGTAAAGAAAAATATCATTCCGGTGATAATATCCGGCTGGAACTGGCACAGGAAGTTTCTTTCCTCAATAAAGCCAGCATCCTCCTGACATTAGATCATATGCCACCTAATGTAACCCTGATTATTGACGCACATAAAACCGCTTATATCGATTTTGACGTGCTGCAAACCATCCGGGAATTTAAAGAAATCAAAGCGCCGCAGCATAACATCAAAGTTATCCTGACAGGCTTTAAACCAGTGTATAACATTCAGAATACACCGGACCTGTCGCCGGAAGAACAGTCGAAGTTAAACTCCGGACAAGTGCATACTATTTCCAGTGGTAATCACAAAGAGCTGCTAAAGGAATTGCAATTGAACTAA
- a CDS encoding carbonic anhydrase family protein → MKKMKTLNKKSQGDLTPNKTLELLKDGNKRFVYNLRLNRNLLQMVNETSDGQWPMAAIVSCMDSRTSAELIFDQGLGDIFSIRLAGNVISDNVLGSLEYACKAAGSKFIVVLGHTKCGAIKGACDGVEMGNLTGLLSKIRPAIFAEKTITENRNSHNHAFVDAVTNLHVERSVQAIMEQSHILRDMILKGEVGIIGAVYDVETGVVSFMDHTLILQNSEANETAAAV, encoded by the coding sequence ATGAAAAAAATGAAAACACTCAATAAAAAATCTCAAGGCGATCTCACTCCAAATAAAACACTTGAACTGTTAAAAGACGGCAATAAACGTTTCGTTTATAACCTGCGGCTGAACCGCAATCTTTTACAGATGGTGAATGAAACTTCCGACGGCCAATGGCCCATGGCAGCTATCGTTAGCTGTATGGATTCCCGTACTTCTGCAGAATTGATTTTTGATCAGGGACTGGGCGATATTTTCAGCATTCGTTTAGCCGGCAACGTGATTTCCGATAACGTACTCGGTAGCCTGGAGTATGCTTGTAAAGCAGCCGGTTCCAAATTTATTGTGGTACTGGGACATACCAAATGCGGAGCCATCAAAGGCGCCTGCGATGGCGTGGAAATGGGTAACCTCACAGGGCTGCTCAGCAAAATCCGGCCGGCCATCTTTGCGGAAAAAACGATTACCGAAAACCGGAACTCTCACAACCACGCATTTGTGGATGCGGTAACCAATCTGCATGTGGAACGTTCTGTGCAGGCGATTATGGAACAAAGCCATATCCTGCGTGATATGATCCTGAAAGGAGAAGTAGGTATTATCGGGGCTGTTTATGATGTGGAAACCGGCGTAGTGAGCTTTATGGACCACACGCTCATCCTGCAGAACAGCGAAGCCAATGAAACCGCTGCTGCCGTTTAA
- a CDS encoding methionine aminotransferase: protein MSKLPNTGTTIFSVMSALAAENKAINLSQGFPDYDCSDELKAMVNEAMQQGHNQYAPMPGLMPLRTTIAAKINALYQQEVNPDTEITITPGGTYAIFTAIATCIHPGDEVIIFEPAYDSYIPNVLVNGGKPVLIPLSFPDYRIDWATVRSKITPRTRMIMLNTPHNPTGSILQENDIQELEKLVAEFDLLVLSDEVYEHLIFDGALHHSILRYPAIYRNSFVTFSFGKVFHNTGWKMGYCVAPERLMQEYRKVHQYLCFSVNTPMQYGLARFLETPSHYLELPAFYQEKRDYFLSLLKDTRFTPLSSKGSYFQLVKYDRISDEGDKAFATRITKEFGVATIPISAFYQDGKDDRVIRLCFAKKKTTLEEAAARLARI, encoded by the coding sequence ATGTCAAAACTGCCAAACACCGGCACTACTATATTTTCTGTGATGTCAGCCCTGGCTGCAGAAAATAAAGCCATTAACCTCTCTCAGGGATTTCCGGATTACGACTGCAGTGATGAGCTGAAAGCCATGGTAAATGAAGCCATGCAGCAAGGCCACAACCAGTATGCCCCCATGCCGGGATTAATGCCGCTCCGCACCACCATCGCGGCCAAGATCAATGCCCTTTATCAGCAGGAAGTAAACCCGGATACCGAAATTACCATTACCCCCGGCGGTACTTATGCCATCTTTACTGCGATAGCTACGTGTATACATCCCGGTGATGAAGTCATCATTTTTGAACCGGCCTATGACAGCTATATCCCCAATGTGTTGGTCAACGGCGGTAAACCGGTATTGATTCCGCTGTCTTTTCCGGATTACCGGATCGACTGGGCAACCGTGCGCAGTAAAATAACGCCGCGTACCCGCATGATTATGCTGAATACGCCTCATAATCCCACAGGTAGTATTCTGCAGGAAAATGATATCCAGGAACTGGAAAAGCTGGTAGCAGAATTTGATTTGCTGGTGCTGTCTGACGAGGTATATGAACACCTTATTTTTGATGGCGCGCTGCATCACAGTATTTTACGTTATCCGGCTATTTATCGTAACAGCTTTGTGACGTTTTCCTTTGGCAAGGTATTTCACAATACCGGCTGGAAGATGGGATATTGCGTGGCGCCGGAACGCCTTATGCAGGAATACCGGAAAGTACACCAATACCTGTGTTTTTCGGTAAATACACCGATGCAGTATGGACTGGCCAGGTTCCTGGAAACACCATCCCATTATCTGGAGCTGCCGGCCTTTTATCAGGAGAAAAGAGATTACTTCCTGTCGTTGCTGAAAGATACCCGTTTCACCCCTTTATCCAGCAAGGGAAGCTATTTTCAGCTGGTGAAATACGACCGGATTTCGGATGAGGGAGATAAAGCTTTTGCCACCCGTATTACCAAAGAGTTTGGCGTTGCAACGATTCCGATTTCGGCATTTTATCAGGATGGGAAGGATGACCGGGTAATCCGGCTGTGTTTTGCCAAAAAGAAAACAACCCTGGAGGAAGCCGCCGCCAGGCTGGCCCGGATATAA